One segment of Candidatus Methylomirabilota bacterium DNA contains the following:
- a CDS encoding cytidylate kinase family protein, whose protein sequence is MAIIVISHEIGAGGPEIGQALGERLNYRCVGQDLIVDVARRYGLLEEKLSHLDEAKPSLFERFDAETRRYITVIQTALYEFAEHDNVILLGRGGQWLLRGIPHVLRVRVMAPFDLRQKRLAKKMAGQMGEQTNMRTVTDMVRRDDMEKIGRMRYLYEVDIRDPALYDVVINTEKVSVDAAVEVIAVLVRRPEMATSDVGTRLVADRALASRVQVALATHPETRKYRTTVEAKDGVVTLEGTAALEEAVEVARSVNGVREVRTQQVEIPPIPPFVA, encoded by the coding sequence ATGGCCATCATCGTCATCTCGCACGAGATCGGAGCGGGTGGACCGGAGATCGGGCAGGCCCTGGGTGAGCGGCTCAACTACCGATGCGTCGGCCAAGATCTCATCGTCGATGTCGCGCGCCGCTATGGACTGCTCGAAGAGAAGCTCTCGCATCTGGACGAGGCCAAGCCCTCGCTCTTCGAGCGCTTCGACGCCGAGACGCGGCGCTACATCACGGTGATCCAGACCGCACTGTACGAGTTCGCCGAGCACGACAACGTGATCCTCCTCGGCCGCGGCGGCCAGTGGCTCCTGCGGGGCATTCCTCACGTGCTGCGCGTGCGCGTGATGGCGCCGTTCGACCTGCGTCAGAAGCGGCTCGCCAAGAAGATGGCGGGCCAGATGGGCGAGCAGACGAACATGCGTACGGTCACCGACATGGTGCGGCGCGACGACATGGAGAAGATCGGGCGCATGCGCTACCTCTACGAGGTCGACATCCGCGACCCTGCCCTCTACGACGTCGTGATCAACACCGAGAAGGTCTCGGTGGACGCCGCCGTCGAGGTCATCGCGGTGCTCGTCCGCCGGCCGGAGATGGCGACGTCCGACGTGGGCACGCGCCTCGTCGCCGACCGCGCGCTCGCCTCACGTGTGCAGGTGGCACTCGCCACGCATCCCGAGACACGCAAGTATCGCACCACCGTGGAGGCCAAGGACGGGGTGGTCACCCTCGAGGGCACCGCTGCGCTCGAGGAGGCGGTCGAGGTGGCCCGCTCGGTCAACGGGGTGCGCGAAGTGCGGACGCAGCAGGTGGAGATCCCGCCGATCCCGCCGTTCGTCGCGTAG
- a CDS encoding Do family serine endopeptidase, which produces MNRTLLGALVGFVLVLASAGVGFLVRDRIGPAPTVAAVARPSAGALQADSLQAAFVGVAQQLRPAVVNIGTLSRARRPTPPPPGSDDPFFHDFFKQFFGSEPPAPKAPGGPGQRPEFRLPSMGSGVIIDKRGLILTNFHVIKGADEILVRLADKREYRGKVMGVDPKTDLAVVRFEADHELRVAALGDSDALRVGEWAIAIGNPFGLDQTVTVGVISATGRSDVGVATYENFIQTDASINPGNSGGPLINLKGEVVGVNTAIVAAGQGIGFAIPINMVKRVVDQLVEKGKVVRGWLGVALQPLSKELVQSLGLPGAEGALVASTIPDSPAAKAGLQQGDVVLSYDKTAVEDSHHLQRLVAETRVGKTVNLEVWRKKQKVTVSTTVAEVPEDRSTRPDRPLKSN; this is translated from the coding sequence ATGAACCGTACCCTCCTCGGTGCTCTCGTCGGCTTCGTCCTCGTGCTGGCGTCCGCCGGCGTGGGCTTCCTCGTCCGCGATCGCATCGGGCCCGCGCCCACCGTCGCGGCGGTGGCCCGGCCGAGCGCGGGCGCTCTCCAGGCCGACTCGCTACAGGCCGCGTTCGTGGGGGTCGCTCAGCAGCTACGTCCCGCCGTCGTCAACATCGGCACCCTGTCGCGCGCGCGCCGGCCCACACCGCCGCCCCCCGGCTCCGACGACCCGTTCTTCCATGACTTCTTCAAGCAGTTCTTCGGCTCGGAGCCGCCCGCGCCCAAGGCACCCGGCGGGCCCGGTCAGCGGCCCGAGTTCCGGCTGCCGAGCATGGGCTCCGGCGTGATCATCGACAAGCGCGGACTCATCCTCACGAACTTCCACGTCATCAAGGGCGCGGACGAGATTCTCGTGCGCCTCGCCGACAAGCGCGAGTACCGCGGCAAGGTGATGGGCGTGGATCCCAAGACCGATCTCGCGGTGGTGCGCTTCGAGGCGGACCACGAGCTCCGGGTGGCGGCCCTGGGTGACTCCGACGCGCTCCGCGTGGGCGAGTGGGCCATCGCGATCGGCAATCCGTTCGGGCTCGATCAGACCGTCACCGTGGGCGTGATCAGCGCCACCGGGCGCTCCGACGTCGGCGTGGCGACCTACGAGAACTTCATCCAGACCGACGCGTCCATCAATCCCGGCAACTCCGGCGGTCCCCTCATCAACCTCAAGGGCGAGGTGGTGGGCGTCAACACCGCCATCGTCGCCGCCGGGCAGGGCATCGGCTTCGCCATCCCCATCAATATGGTGAAGCGGGTGGTGGATCAGCTCGTCGAGAAGGGTAAGGTCGTGCGGGGCTGGCTCGGCGTGGCGCTGCAGCCCCTGTCCAAGGAGCTCGTGCAGAGCCTGGGCCTACCCGGCGCGGAGGGTGCGCTCGTCGCGTCCACCATTCCCGACAGCCCCGCCGCGAAGGCCGGGCTGCAGCAGGGCGACGTGGTGCTGAGCTACGACAAGACGGCCGTCGAGGACTCGCACCACCTGCAGCGTCTCGTCGCCGAGACCCGGGTGGGCAAGACGGTGAACCTCGAGGTCTGGCGCAAGAAGCAGAAGGTGACCGTGTCCACCACGGTCGCCGAGGTTCCCGAGGACCGCAGCACCCGTCCCGACCGCCCCCTCAAATCCAACTAG
- a CDS encoding prepilin-type N-terminal cleavage/methylation domain-containing protein: MLKAVRGKERERGFTLVELLIVILIVGILAAVAIPLYLGYTKDAKMAEGKALLGSVMTALQGCVQAKGSGQSCQVSEIVNRAGLSAGGATGDGRWTVVTSGSLAVSTTSPPTFNGTIQASGTGSDTAALSLSMFPTNSGVFLRCNSTSSTPPASTGAGEPC, encoded by the coding sequence ATGCTCAAAGCGGTTCGCGGGAAGGAGCGCGAGCGGGGGTTCACCCTGGTCGAGCTCCTGATCGTGATCCTCATCGTCGGCATCCTTGCCGCGGTGGCGATTCCGCTCTATCTGGGCTACACGAAGGACGCCAAGATGGCCGAGGGCAAGGCGCTGCTCGGGTCCGTGATGACGGCCCTGCAGGGTTGCGTCCAGGCCAAGGGCTCGGGGCAGAGCTGCCAAGTCAGCGAGATCGTCAATCGCGCGGGCCTCAGCGCCGGCGGCGCGACGGGTGATGGCCGCTGGACGGTAGTGACCTCGGGCAGCCTCGCCGTCTCCACCACGTCGCCCCCGACTTTCAACGGCACGATCCAGGCGTCGGGCACGGGGTCGGACACCGCGGCCCTGTCGCTCTCGATGTTCCCCACGAACAGCGGCGTGTTCCTTCGCTGCAACAGCACGAGCAGCACGCCTCCGGCCAGCACTGGCGCCGGCGAGCCCTGCTAG
- a CDS encoding tetratricopeptide repeat protein, producing MIRHPRSRLTAPPSARLDGWLVVVLVIIAFLPALFGGFLGWDDDQNFVENLAYRGLDGPHLRWMLTTYHMGHWKPITWLTHGLDHALWGMHPMGYKAVTILLHALAALALLHLARRLLGLAFDRAPDGPIRTGALGAALLWALHPLRVEPVVWLSARGDVVAGLGAFVTVLAYLRAHRRAPGTDGPGAATWSPRWYGASLALFALALMGKSIVVTLPVVLLLLDAYPLRRLGPAAGGWLGPAARRAYLEKAPFFALAGAASVLAVCARIEFGSLVDVGDIGWPTRVAAALYALAFHLAKSLLPVSLSPLYDFRATLARGPWPFVAGGALVLAMTVVALVRARRRPALAATWAAYVVVLLPVSGLVQNGPQIAADRYTYLAGAPWALLAGAGLAWCAAEVAGAASRRPFARCVLALAAAACVALVSLSAWQTLIWQDTLTLWSRVIALEPRSALAHTGLGTALLDEGRRADAAAHYRRALALFPQLPEAEMGLALILGRERQTDEAVRHARLAIARQPKRAGFRVVLAEILWQGGRHDEALAAIDEGERLAPGVPYHAYLRATRLAEMGRAADAVAALEDGHRLQRAAGLPEAESDRYTALVYASIDPPTAVAAWQRYLLAMSRIPRPTPRELAQLATALAALEELTRAPSAAAISPPR from the coding sequence ATGATCCGTCACCCCCGTTCGCGTCTCACCGCCCCGCCGTCCGCGAGGCTCGACGGATGGCTCGTCGTCGTCCTCGTGATCATTGCCTTCCTGCCTGCCCTCTTCGGCGGCTTCCTCGGCTGGGACGACGATCAGAACTTCGTCGAGAATCTCGCCTATCGCGGGCTCGACGGCCCCCATCTCCGCTGGATGCTGACCACGTATCACATGGGCCACTGGAAGCCCATCACCTGGCTCACCCACGGCCTCGATCACGCCCTCTGGGGCATGCATCCGATGGGCTACAAGGCGGTCACCATCCTGCTCCACGCGCTGGCCGCGCTCGCGCTCCTCCATCTCGCACGACGCCTGCTCGGGCTCGCCTTCGACCGCGCGCCGGACGGACCCATCCGCACGGGCGCGCTGGGCGCCGCGCTGCTCTGGGCGCTGCATCCCCTTCGCGTCGAGCCCGTCGTCTGGCTCAGCGCGCGCGGCGACGTCGTGGCCGGGCTGGGCGCCTTCGTGACCGTGCTCGCGTATCTCCGCGCGCACCGCCGCGCACCGGGTACGGACGGGCCCGGGGCTGCGACGTGGTCGCCTCGGTGGTACGGCGCGTCGCTCGCCCTCTTCGCGCTCGCGCTCATGGGCAAGTCGATCGTCGTCACGCTGCCCGTCGTGCTCCTCCTCCTCGACGCCTATCCCCTCCGGCGCCTCGGGCCCGCCGCAGGGGGCTGGCTCGGTCCGGCCGCGCGCCGCGCGTATCTCGAGAAGGCGCCGTTCTTCGCGCTCGCCGGCGCCGCGAGCGTGCTCGCGGTGTGCGCCCGGATCGAGTTCGGCAGCCTGGTGGACGTCGGGGACATCGGCTGGCCCACGCGCGTGGCGGCCGCGCTCTACGCGCTCGCGTTTCACCTCGCGAAGAGCCTCCTGCCGGTCTCCCTGTCGCCGCTCTACGATTTCCGCGCCACCCTCGCCCGCGGCCCGTGGCCCTTCGTCGCGGGCGGCGCGCTCGTCCTGGCTATGACCGTGGTGGCCCTCGTGCGCGCGCGGCGCCGGCCGGCCCTGGCCGCGACGTGGGCCGCGTACGTGGTCGTTCTCCTCCCCGTGTCCGGCCTGGTCCAGAACGGCCCGCAGATCGCCGCCGATCGCTACACCTACCTCGCGGGCGCGCCCTGGGCGCTCCTCGCGGGCGCTGGGCTTGCGTGGTGCGCCGCCGAAGTCGCCGGGGCCGCCTCGCGACGACCGTTCGCCCGCTGCGTGCTGGCGCTGGCTGCCGCGGCCTGCGTGGCGCTGGTGAGCCTGAGCGCGTGGCAGACGCTCATCTGGCAGGACACGCTGACGCTGTGGTCCCGCGTGATCGCGCTCGAGCCGCGAAGCGCGCTCGCCCACACCGGGCTCGGTACCGCGCTCCTGGACGAGGGCCGCCGAGCGGACGCGGCCGCCCATTACCGCCGCGCGCTGGCTCTGTTTCCGCAACTCCCCGAGGCCGAGATGGGGCTGGCCCTGATTTTGGGGCGCGAGCGGCAGACCGACGAGGCGGTGCGCCACGCGCGGCTGGCCATCGCACGCCAGCCGAAGCGCGCGGGCTTTCGGGTGGTCCTCGCCGAGATCCTGTGGCAGGGCGGCCGGCACGACGAGGCGCTGGCCGCGATCGACGAGGGCGAGCGCCTGGCGCCGGGTGTGCCCTACCATGCCTACCTGCGCGCGACGCGGCTCGCAGAGATGGGGCGCGCGGCCGACGCCGTGGCCGCGCTCGAGGACGGCCATCGACTGCAGCGCGCCGCCGGGCTCCCCGAGGCCGAGAGCGACCGCTACACGGCGCTCGTCTACGCCTCGATCGACCCGCCCACCGCGGTGGCGGCGTGGCAGCGCTACCTGCTGGCGATGAGCCGGATTCCACGCCCCACGCCGCGCGAACTGGCGCAGCTTGCGACGGCGCTGGCCGCGCTCGAGGAGCTGACCCGGGCCCCGAGCGCCGCCGCTATTTCCCCTCCGCGCTAG
- a CDS encoding tetratricopeptide repeat protein, giving the protein MRAPQRRHAALIFVLVLAAFLPAVGGAFLSWDDGENLVGNPHYRGLGPAHLAWIFTAVHMGHYIPVTWLTLALDYLIWGMNPAGYHLTAVLFHAASAVLVYRLAVRLLTAGFHAGGPPPRAIQLGAALAALVWGLHPLRVESVAWITERRDLVSGALALAATLAYVKAVEDAERGGAVRRGHYWTAVACFTLAVFAKSIVVGLPLVLVALDVYPLRRIAIAPREGTAWGHVLRVVLVEKLPFLAVAALAAGIMLVIGFRWGILAPVSHEGIAPRLALAAYSVLFYLGKTLWPWPLSPLYSLYRPVDPLALRYLLPAVAGLALTAVLVALRRRWPAGLTAWVAYIALLLPASGIFPNGPQITADRYSYLPSVGWSILVGAFAVWAWRAWQAQRLSTPIARAALAAALVLVCGLTLLTQRQIAIWRDSITLWRHAAWADPDSDIPLFYLGWALAEGGRFDEARAHFEACLARVPASLPALRAQFTLHLALVDAQAGRPAEAERRLREALALDPGHPVAWIRLGNLLWARGASEEAVRAWSAALERTAAWPRYQVWELRAAVAGVPEASPAARARLAFALALMLQEYRAHAEAEEHYRLAVRLEPGFGAAWNNLGVAYASQGRYANALDAFVHALRLQPGEPGACANARRAAVAVGARPHELDGCRPERT; this is encoded by the coding sequence GTGCGCGCGCCCCAGCGACGTCATGCCGCACTGATTTTCGTGCTCGTACTCGCCGCCTTTCTACCCGCCGTCGGTGGCGCCTTCCTGAGCTGGGACGACGGGGAGAATCTGGTCGGCAATCCGCACTACCGCGGCCTCGGTCCAGCCCACCTGGCCTGGATCTTCACCGCGGTGCACATGGGTCACTACATCCCGGTCACCTGGCTCACCTTGGCGCTGGACTATCTCATCTGGGGCATGAACCCGGCGGGCTATCACCTCACCGCCGTGCTCTTCCACGCCGCGAGCGCCGTACTGGTCTACCGGCTCGCCGTGCGCCTGCTCACGGCCGGCTTCCACGCGGGCGGCCCGCCTCCCCGCGCGATACAGCTCGGCGCCGCGCTCGCCGCGCTCGTGTGGGGACTGCACCCGCTGCGCGTCGAGTCGGTCGCCTGGATCACCGAGCGCCGCGACCTGGTCAGCGGCGCCCTGGCCCTCGCCGCCACGCTCGCCTACGTGAAAGCCGTCGAAGACGCGGAGCGAGGCGGCGCCGTCCGGCGGGGCCACTACTGGACCGCCGTGGCCTGCTTCACGCTGGCCGTCTTCGCGAAGTCGATCGTGGTGGGGCTGCCGCTGGTGCTCGTGGCCCTGGACGTGTACCCGCTGCGCCGCATCGCGATCGCGCCACGCGAGGGGACGGCGTGGGGACACGTGCTCCGCGTGGTGCTCGTCGAGAAGCTTCCGTTCCTCGCCGTGGCTGCGCTCGCCGCCGGGATCATGCTGGTCATCGGCTTCCGGTGGGGGATTCTCGCTCCCGTGAGCCACGAGGGCATCGCCCCGCGCCTCGCGCTCGCCGCGTACAGTGTCCTCTTCTACCTCGGCAAGACGCTCTGGCCCTGGCCGCTCTCGCCGCTCTACTCCCTCTATCGCCCGGTCGATCCCCTCGCCCTCCGCTATCTCCTCCCGGCCGTCGCCGGCCTCGCGCTCACCGCGGTCCTGGTCGCGCTCCGCCGGCGCTGGCCGGCCGGGCTGACGGCGTGGGTGGCGTACATCGCGCTGCTGCTCCCCGCTTCCGGCATCTTCCCCAATGGCCCGCAGATCACGGCGGACCGTTATTCCTACCTGCCGAGCGTCGGCTGGTCCATTCTCGTGGGCGCCTTCGCCGTGTGGGCGTGGCGGGCCTGGCAGGCCCAGCGGCTCTCGACCCCGATCGCGCGCGCGGCGCTCGCCGCGGCCCTCGTCCTCGTCTGCGGGCTCACGCTCCTCACCCAGCGCCAGATCGCGATCTGGCGGGACTCGATCACACTCTGGCGCCATGCCGCGTGGGCCGATCCGGACAGCGACATACCGCTCTTCTACCTCGGCTGGGCCCTCGCCGAAGGGGGGCGATTCGACGAGGCGCGCGCGCACTTCGAGGCGTGCCTGGCGCGCGTGCCAGCGAGCCTGCCGGCGCTGCGCGCGCAGTTCACCCTGCACCTCGCCCTCGTGGACGCGCAGGCGGGGCGGCCCGCCGAGGCGGAGCGACGGCTCCGCGAGGCCCTGGCGCTCGATCCCGGGCATCCCGTGGCGTGGATCCGGCTGGGGAATCTCCTCTGGGCCCGCGGGGCGTCGGAGGAGGCGGTGCGAGCCTGGAGCGCCGCGCTCGAGCGGACGGCGGCCTGGCCGCGCTATCAGGTGTGGGAGCTGCGTGCCGCCGTCGCGGGCGTGCCCGAGGCGAGCCCGGCCGCACGCGCCCGTCTCGCCTTCGCGCTCGCCCTCATGCTCCAGGAGTACCGCGCGCACGCCGAAGCCGAGGAGCACTACCGTCTCGCCGTGCGACTCGAGCCGGGGTTCGGCGCGGCGTGGAACAACCTCGGGGTCGCCTACGCCTCACAGGGCCGCTACGCGAATGCCCTTGACGCCTTCGTCCACGCGCTGCGCCTGCAGCCCGGCGAACCCGGGGCCTGCGCCAATGCCCGGCGCGCCGCGGTGGCGGTCGGCGCGCGGCCTCACGAGCTCGACGGCTGCCGCCCGGAGCGTACGTAG
- a CDS encoding response regulator, with translation MSAGKVLVVDDEPEVRLVLTEFLESRGFHVTAAESGARALAVVDSVEPHVVLLDVTMPEMDGIETLKRLAALKPGLPIIMVTANADVDITSRLLAMGAADYIPKPFDLDYLGQAVSIQVSAALEP, from the coding sequence ATGAGCGCGGGTAAGGTCCTCGTGGTGGACGACGAGCCGGAAGTGCGGCTCGTGCTCACTGAATTCCTCGAGAGCCGCGGCTTCCACGTCACCGCCGCCGAGAGCGGCGCCCGCGCATTGGCCGTCGTCGACTCCGTCGAGCCGCACGTGGTGCTCCTCGACGTCACCATGCCGGAGATGGACGGCATCGAGACGCTCAAGCGGCTCGCCGCCCTCAAGCCCGGATTGCCCATCATCATGGTGACGGCCAACGCCGACGTGGACATCACGTCCCGGCTGCTCGCCATGGGCGCGGCGGACTACATTCCCAAGCCGTTCGATCTCGACTACCTCGGTCAGGCCGTCAGCATCCAGGTGTCGGCCGCGCTCGAGCCCTGA
- a CDS encoding PEP-CTERM sorting domain-containing protein has product MTMGRSFKRSIGGAVALALAVMITASPAAAITVLTFEGLQNLESINGFYNGANGGFGSGPGPSLGITFSSNALAIIDSDAGGSGNIGGEPSPSTVLFFLSGTAATMNVPAGFDTGFSFYYSSVNVSGLINVWDALDGTGNLLASLVLPVTPFGGAPDPTGAYSPFLAMGVAFNGIARSVDFGGTVDQIAFDDITLGSITPGSTLAVADTEAAVPEPGSLLLVAAGMLGAGALRRLARRG; this is encoded by the coding sequence ATGACCATGGGCAGATCGTTCAAGCGATCAATCGGCGGGGCAGTCGCCCTCGCGCTGGCCGTGATGATCACGGCGAGTCCGGCGGCAGCGATCACCGTCTTGACCTTCGAAGGTCTCCAGAACCTCGAGTCGATCAACGGCTTCTACAACGGCGCCAACGGCGGCTTCGGGAGCGGCCCGGGACCCAGCCTCGGGATCACGTTCTCCTCCAACGCCCTGGCCATCATCGACAGTGACGCCGGCGGCAGCGGCAACATCGGCGGCGAGCCCTCGCCCAGCACCGTGCTGTTCTTCCTGAGCGGGACCGCCGCGACCATGAACGTTCCGGCCGGCTTCGACACGGGCTTCTCGTTCTACTACTCCTCGGTCAACGTGTCCGGTCTCATCAATGTGTGGGACGCCCTCGATGGCACTGGCAATCTCCTGGCCTCGCTCGTGCTGCCGGTGACACCGTTCGGTGGGGCGCCGGATCCGACGGGCGCCTATAGCCCCTTCCTCGCGATGGGCGTCGCCTTCAACGGCATCGCCCGCTCGGTGGACTTCGGCGGTACCGTCGACCAGATCGCCTTCGATGACATCACGCTGGGTTCGATCACGCCGGGTTCCACCCTGGCGGTGGCGGACACCGAGGCTGCGGTTCCGGAGCCCGGGAGCCTCCTCCTCGTGGCGGCGGGCATGCTGGGTGCGGGCGCCCTTCGCCGCTTGGCGCGGCGCGGGTAG
- a CDS encoding prepilin-type N-terminal cleavage/methylation domain-containing protein, protein MSARPAALARDRRGVTLVELLVATVIFAIVAVAIGSFYVSTQRAFDYGSAQAFAQRQGTLLQEEIQRRLQRAVDFSVTPCGSGTATAFVRYNLPDGTVWCLHQDQKTGDAYPQLYVCSLNAGVVLVTGGIACDTGSAVSLTAQAQNLNDMSRRLSTQLRVANTTFLAVSTMNGSAMAGRALDVRFDLYDGAILSLYPASYTGMRFGFTTTLRN, encoded by the coding sequence GTGAGCGCGCGCCCCGCCGCGCTAGCCCGGGACCGTCGCGGCGTCACCCTCGTCGAGCTCCTCGTGGCTACCGTGATCTTCGCCATCGTGGCGGTGGCCATCGGCTCGTTCTACGTCTCGACCCAGCGAGCGTTCGACTACGGCAGCGCGCAGGCCTTCGCCCAGCGGCAGGGGACCTTGCTCCAGGAAGAGATCCAGCGGCGGCTGCAGCGCGCGGTGGACTTCTCGGTCACGCCCTGCGGGTCCGGCACCGCGACCGCGTTCGTGAGGTACAACCTCCCCGATGGCACGGTCTGGTGCCTGCACCAGGACCAGAAGACGGGCGACGCCTATCCTCAGCTCTACGTCTGCTCGCTGAACGCCGGGGTCGTGCTCGTCACCGGAGGCATTGCCTGCGACACGGGCTCTGCGGTGAGCCTGACCGCCCAGGCGCAGAACCTCAACGACATGTCACGCCGGCTGAGCACTCAGCTCCGCGTCGCCAACACCACGTTCCTCGCCGTGTCGACGATGAACGGCTCGGCGATGGCGGGGCGCGCGCTCGACGTGCGCTTCGACCTCTACGACGGCGCCATCCTGAGCCTTTACCCCGCGAGCTACACGGGCATGCGCTTCGGATTCACGACCACGCTGAGGAATTGA
- the pilM gene encoding pilus assembly protein PilM: MILSFLRKRVVGLDVGHGSVKALALERRGGADLVVGRGMSRLENTLDPRQFAQAIHAALAAAGAESDPVIAAVGGPEIVIRQVSLPPLPPAKIIPALEIQHRELGLLPPSDSVLDAQVLRPSKDGTSRDVLAISVPKALVDERTRILQSASVRVLALDVEPLALLNAGIYITGLEPGELLVLLNVGRRSSCLCLFSEQGPVVARYLDVGAESLSEQLRITFGFAASSTDTFWRAVPPADLPRAQSACRDLVERIAEDMRLSLTFYRTEYDRESLPRYAIGGWTGLAPLGRWLADRIGLSAPLEVMDPFKAVEVKLRSAVPVPESPTGGPQYLQAFGLALRGM; this comes from the coding sequence ATGATTCTCAGCTTCCTGCGTAAGCGGGTGGTGGGTCTCGACGTCGGCCATGGCTCCGTCAAGGCCCTGGCGCTGGAGCGGCGCGGCGGCGCCGATCTCGTGGTCGGGCGGGGGATGAGCCGTCTCGAGAACACCCTCGACCCCCGGCAGTTCGCGCAGGCCATTCACGCCGCCCTGGCCGCCGCCGGCGCCGAGAGCGATCCCGTCATCGCGGCTGTCGGTGGCCCCGAGATCGTCATCCGGCAGGTGTCCCTGCCGCCCTTGCCGCCCGCCAAGATCATCCCGGCGCTCGAGATCCAGCATCGCGAGCTGGGCCTGCTGCCCCCGAGCGACTCCGTGCTGGACGCGCAGGTGCTCCGCCCCTCCAAGGACGGCACGAGCCGCGACGTGCTCGCCATCAGCGTGCCCAAGGCACTCGTGGACGAGCGCACCCGCATCCTCCAGTCGGCGTCGGTGCGTGTGCTGGCCCTGGACGTCGAGCCGCTCGCCCTCCTCAACGCGGGGATCTACATCACCGGGCTCGAGCCCGGGGAGCTCCTCGTCCTGCTCAATGTGGGCCGTCGCTCGTCGTGTCTGTGCCTGTTCAGCGAGCAGGGGCCGGTGGTGGCCCGCTATCTCGACGTCGGCGCGGAATCGCTCTCCGAGCAGCTCCGCATCACCTTCGGCTTCGCGGCGTCCTCGACCGACACGTTCTGGCGCGCCGTCCCGCCCGCCGACCTCCCGCGGGCGCAGAGCGCGTGCCGCGATCTCGTGGAGCGCATCGCCGAGGACATGCGCCTGTCGCTCACGTTCTATCGGACCGAGTACGACCGGGAGAGCCTGCCCCGCTACGCGATCGGGGGGTGGACCGGTCTGGCGCCGCTCGGCCGCTGGCTCGCCGACCGCATCGGCCTCAGCGCGCCGCTCGAGGTGATGGACCCCTTCAAGGCGGTGGAGGTGAAGTTGCGGTCGGCCGTTCCCGTTCCCGAGTCCCCGACCGGCGGCCCTCAGTATCTCCAGGCCTTCGGCCTCGCGCTGAGAGGCATGTGA